In a single window of the Helicoverpa zea isolate HzStark_Cry1AcR chromosome 9, ilHelZeax1.1, whole genome shotgun sequence genome:
- the LOC124633324 gene encoding dynein intermediate chain 3, ciliary-like — translation MASYVKWTYEYTKLRRNFGKQPLFQMVPARMLDSISPIKDDQKQYILRNPVHREVQATSSASENETNTALIIRHDQMIDHTEGGWPREVNPYNEDHVQRHRRRIMHEDNYIKSVQNLSNSLFHYVDQNNAIEMYETYYATMAEQDPVEKCSVRIANVFRDEHQRPVSCVKWTNEKNAKLAVAYCVKTCMLEPKLNLITDCYIWDVHRQTEPVYALRPDYPCWQLACSPSTPELLICGLEKGIVSVFDVRVGKDAVSSSSVYNSHREGITSILYIQSRTYSEFFTGSSDGECLWWDLRNLKYPQERLPISVRFAPNEVPNLNNAEGVSTLEFDKGLPTKFLCGTETGLVINANRMGRTHSDILSSFWYAHDGSVQTVERSPCTFRMFLTCGDYTVKIWSEEVRTAPIIVTRPYRNLVYDAAWAPLRFSSYMSICGAGKFYYWDLLRKHKQPVLTLQVSKSGLTKITPHSKGKSVAIGDCNGALYLLQLSENMAIPGNRDKLLMGQIYERETRREHILDNRLKEIRLKARAEEEAALNEPPEDVVDEEELDRETEDEYFRIVQEELKQMDIMPDQTE, via the coding sequence atGGCTTCCTACGTAAAGTGGACCTATGAGTACACCAAGCTTCGGCGAAACTTTGGAAAACAACCTCTTTTCCAAATGGTACCAGCCCGCATGTTAGACTCTATAAGTCCTATCAAAGATGATCAAAAGCAATACATTCTGCGGAACCCCGTGCACCGCGAAGTTCAGGCAACAAGCTCTGCTTCAGAAAACGAAACTAACACTGCACTGATAATAAGACATGATCAAATGATCGACCACACTGAAGGTGGCTGGCCACGGGAAGTCAACCCTTACAACGAGGATCATGTTCAACGCCATCGTCGCAGAATTATGCACGAAGACAATTATATCAAATCCGTGCAAAATTTGTCAAATTCTTTATTTCACTACGTAGACCAAAACAATGCCATTGAAATGTATGAAACCTATTATGCTACAATGGCCGAGCAAGATCCTGTTGAAAAGTGTAGTGTCCGAATTGCAAATGTCTTCCGTGATGAACATCAGAGACCAGTATCATGTGTCAAATGGACTAATGAAAAAAACGCTAAACTGGCAGTTGCGTACTGCGTCAAAACATGTATGCTGGAACCAAAACTAAACCTAATAACCGATTGTTATATATGGGATGTGCACAGACAAACAGAACCAGTGTACGCATTACGACCTGATTACCCGTGTTGGCAACTAGCGTGTTCACCCTCAACTCCTGAATTGTTGATATGCGGACTTGAAAAAGGTATTGTTAGTGTATTTGACGTGCGTGTCGGCAAAGATGCTGTGTCATCGAGTTCAGTATATAATTCCCATCGCGAAGGAATAACATCAATACTTTACATTCAGTCTCGCACATACTCTGAATTCTTTACTGGGTCTTCGGATGGAGAATGTTTGTGGTGGGACTTGCGAAACCTTAAATATCCTCAAGAGCGGTTACCGATCTCAGTGAGGTTTGCACCGAATGAAGTTCCAAATTTAAATAATGCTGAAGGGGTTAGTACTTTGGAGTTTGATAAAGGCTTGCCTACTAAGTTTCTCTGTGGAACGGAAACTGGATTAGTAATTAACGCCAATCGCATGGGAAGAACTCATTCTGACATTTTATCTTCGTTTTGGTATGCTCATGATGGATCAGTACAAACAGTGGAAAGGAGTCCTTGTACCTTTAGAATGTTTCTTACGTGTGGTGATTATACTGTTAAAATATGGAGTGAAGAAGTTCGTACCGCACCCATCATCGTAACAAGGCCGTATAGGAATCTCGTGTATGATGCTGCTTGGGCTCCTTTGAGGTTCTCCTCTTACATGTCGATATGTGGAGCGGGAAAGTTCTATTATTGGGACTTACTGCGTAAACACAAGCAGCCAGTCTTGACTTTACAAGTATCAAAGTCTGGACTTACAAAAATTACTCCACATTCAAAAGGCAAATCAGTCGCTATTGGTGACTGCAATGGAGCATTGTATCTGTTACAATTATCTGAAAATATGGCTATACCGGGAAATCGTGACAAGTTACTGATGGGGCAAATTTACGAGCGTGAGACTAGACGAGAACATATCTTAGACAATCGTCTCAAAGAAATTCGATTGAAAGCACGCGCTGAAGAAGAAGCGGCTTTAAATGAACCACCAGAGGATGTAGTTGATGAGGAAGAGTTAGACCGTGAAACCGAAGATGAGTATTTTAGAATAGTTCAAGAAGAATTGAAACAAATGGACATTATGCCTGACCAAACTGAATAA